The following coding sequences are from one Mus pahari chromosome X, PAHARI_EIJ_v1.1, whole genome shotgun sequence window:
- the LOC110314553 gene encoding claudin-34-like, whose amino-acid sequence MVFFKKSTNHQIRGFALATIAWIMCSTSMGLPEWRVCYLEEPMGSSQSMAFVGMWRACICHHVDTSSHQRVCQHYTYHDGLVPLDIRLAQNLLLVANIIGLVGTVCAVFALQQLYTEELENNDDNDNPFVLSAVLNAVASTFIFLAVMCNYFSEPSKEGLYFLPSSQMPLFPYAQRAGSAMGMASISAILFLLSAIIFISYSPSMEKENLPLV is encoded by the coding sequence ATGGTCTTCTTCAAAAAGTCAACCAATCACCAAATAAGAGGTTTCGCCTTGGCCACCATTGCATGGATAATGTGCAGCACCTCTATGGGCCTTCCTGAATGGCGAGTTTGTTATTTGGAAGAACCCATGGGTTCCTCCCAAAGCATGGCATTTGTAGGTATGTGGAGGGCCTGTATCTGCCACCACGTTGACACCTCCAGCCACCAGAGAGTTTGCCAGCACTACACCTACCATGATGGCCTTGTTCCTTTGGATATTCGCTTAGCACAAAATCTGCTCCTGGTTGCAAACATTATTGGCCTGGTTGGGACAGTTTGTGCTGTCTTTGCTTTACAGCAGTTATACACAGAGGAACTGGAGAATAATGATGACAACGACAATCCATTTGTTCTTTCAGCCGTTCTCAACGCTGTTGCTAGcacctttatttttcttgctgttaTGTGTAATTACTTCTCTGAGCCCAGCAAGGAAGGGTTATATTTCCTGCCTTCTTCACAAATGCCACTTTTCCCATATGCTCAAAGAGCAGGAAGTGCCATGGGAATGGCAAGCATATCTGCCATACTGTTTTTATTAAGtgctataatttttatttcttatagtccttcaatggaaaaagaaaaccttccaCTTGTCTGA